The following coding sequences lie in one Oryza brachyantha chromosome 10, ObraRS2, whole genome shotgun sequence genomic window:
- the LOC102715885 gene encoding lecithin-cholesterol acyltransferase-like 1 — protein sequence MNQAATMEAAQPCRRSLPLLLLASTWLFLLSDGGGSTPPPLRRADDALHPVVLLPGYTCSQIDARLGEDYEPPPPPTAGCAAARDGKKRWFRLWENGTALGEPRAAPCYADQLRLVYDAGRGDYRNVAGVRTRVVSFGTTRGFGNHLGKDNCMAKVVRALEGVGYKEGVNLFGAPYDFRYAPAPPGKNATVFSSFVADLRRLLEHASRKNGGKPAILVTHSFGGVMAVEFLTRSTAHVKHLVMTSTGAGGVVVALGSLAASASAPPLSMARTARSYATAFLPVPSPAVFGDAPLVVTRRRNYSAHDMAEFLAAVGFSDEEIGLYRARALPVTLGLGAPRVPTTAINGVGVATPEQLVYWDGDFSKAPEVVYGDGDGVINLASALALDTMIGDNPEQSFFKSVKIANVTHGGMITEELALKRVISEILEANRANYRK from the exons ATGAACCAAGCTGCCACAATGGAGGCGGCGCAACCATGTCGCCGCTCTCTTCCGCTCCTCCTGCTCGCCTCCACCTGGCTCTTCCTcctcagcgacggcggcggcagcaccccgccgccgctgcgccgtGCAGACGACGCCCTCCACCCGGTCGTGCTGCTGCCGGGCTACACCTGCAGCCAGATCGACGCGAGGCTCGGCGAGGACtacgagccgccgccgccgccgacggcgggctgcgccgccgcgcgcgacgGGAAGAAGCGGTGGTTCCGGCTATGGGAGAACGGCACCGCGCTGGGGGAACCCAGAGCGGCGCCGTGCTACGCGGACCAGCTGCGGCTGGTGTAcgacgccggccgcggcgactACCGGAACGTCGCCGGCGTCCGGACCCGCGTCGTGTCGTTCGGCACCACCCGCGGCTTCGGCAACCACTTAGGAAA AGATAATTGTATGGCCAAGGTAGTGAGGGCACTGGAAGGGGTTGGCTACAAGGAAGGAGTGAATCTCTTCGGCGCACCGTACGACTTCCGCtacgcgccggcgccgccgggcaaGAACGCCACGGTGTTCTCCTCGTTCGTCGCCGACCTCAGGCGGCTTCTCGAGCATGCGAGCAGGAAGAACGGCGGCAAGCCGGCCATCCTCGTGACGCACAGCTTCGGCGGCGTCATGGCCGTGGAGTTCCTCACGCGGAGCACGGCGCATGTCAAGCACCTGGTGATGAcctccaccggcgccggcggggtggtggtggcgctggggagcctcgccgcctcggcgtccgcgccgccgctgtcgatGGCGAGAACGGCGCGGAGCTACGCGACCGCGTTCTTGCCGGTACCGTCGCCCGCGGTGTTCGGCGACGCGCCGCTGGTGGTGACGCGGCGCAGGAACTACTCCGCTCACGACATGGCGGAGTTCCTCGCGGCGGTCGGCTTctccgacgaggagatcggcctGTACCGTGCCAGGGCGCTGCCGGTGACGCTGGGCCTCGGGGCGCCGCGGGTGCCAACGACCGCCATCAACGGCGTCGGTGTGGCGACGCCGGAGCAACTGGTGTACTGGGACGGCGACTTCAGCAAGGCGCCGGAGGTGGTGTacggcgacggggacggaGTTATCAACTTGGCCAGCGCGCTGGCGCTGGACACGATGATCGGAGACAATCCGGAGCAAAGTTTCTTCAAGTCCGTGAAGATCGCCAATGTGACACACGGAGGAATGATTACGGAGGAGCTCGCTCTCAAGCGTGTGATTAGCGAGATTCTTGAAGCCAACCGTGCCAACTACAGAAAATAA